CACCAAAGTTGGCTTTAAATGGAGATATGGGTTGGGATAACCCAAGTTTTCGTCGAAAGCTTGATATGTTACGTTTCTGGAATAGACTGTTGAAAACACCAGACAACAGAATAACGAAATCAGTTTTCTGTGGGATTATGctttgcaaacaaaaaattgGTCTAACGATATAAAAAGTGTTCTCTCAGAAATTGGCTTTCAAAATAGATTTGTGAACCGAGAAGTGATAAAATTAGAAGAAGCTCGTGAATTATTAAGAATTTTTCATGCTAGAAAATGGGAACTAGATGTGCaagaaaagtcaaaattaaggacgtattgtatttttaaaaaggaATACGGAAAAGAAATGTATTTGACAGGTTGTATGTCTCGTGCGAAGCGGTCTCTCATGGCACAGTTTAGGACGGGCATACTCCCACTTAAAATAGAAACTGGGAGATTCAGTAATCTTGCAGTTGAACAGAGGTTATGCGAATTCTGTCCTCTTCatgttgaagatgaatttcattttttgtttcaatgtgCTCTGTATAAAGATTACCGTAAGTCACTTTTAGACAAGATATTGACTGATATGCCAGATTTTAATGACTTAAGCAACGATAACAAGCTATGTATACTTATGACAAAATTCTGTAATGATGTAGCAGACTACATTTATAGGGCATTTTCGAGAAGGAAAAGCacactttacaaataatgtatCCTTTTTTTGTCTTCAATGTGGTATTCAACGTGTCTTATAAGCCCAGCGGGCTGGATGTGGCAAtagaaaacatttcattgtaatttatttaaatggtGAATAAGTCCACATAGgacacttaaataaataaaatacaacaacaacaacatacaacAATAGATAAAAACAAGCAAGCTTAAAATCTAGAAAAAAGGATCCCACCTAAAAAAAGCaaagaaagtattttaaaaaatctcactaaaaatgataaaaaaataaaatataaaaaacgaAGCATCATCAATACTTACAGGTTCTGTTAGTAAGCTCACACACACAGGAAGTCAGATCGGTCCACGATAAAAGCTCATCATACGAGCTTTAAACTATTTTatagatacataaatactgCAGTTGCATGgtttttaaatggttttaatTTAATCTTTCAAGGTACAGTAAACCTAATATACAGAAATCTAGGTGGTCATCGTAGCAGAGGCAAATGTGGGTCGGAATTCGTACTGAGTATCCTCTAAAGTTTTGACCCGATTATCAGATTTTGAGTTTTGTCATTCATCAAACGACAATTACAGGTAAATAAGGCTTGCTTTCGCTTGTTCATACTCTGAAAGCTTTCAAAATTGTCGTTTCCATATGATGCATTACCACTCAAAGCTACAGCTGTTGCTACACTGACTTGAAATGCTACTACAAATAGGGATCGATATGTATATCTCACGTTCGGCGGGAATCCACATCCAAATAATTCGTTTCGAATGCTCTATACCATACTGATGcaactttaattttttaatcTGTGAGCAATGTAATCTGTGAGCGTTCTCTCGTAGATAGTGTTCGACTTTCCAATAGCTTGTGTGAGTATACCGGAAAGCGTGTGCGTGGGCAGATGTTATTTGAAAGTAGTCAGCTAGGAGGGTGGGTgggtataggtaggtaggtaggttggtagctaggcatgtaggtaggtagctagGCACCAGGTAGGTAGTGTGCGTGTGTGCGCGCGcgtgcctgcctgcctgcctgcctgcatgcatacatgcatgcatgcatgcctgcctgcctgcctgcatgCCTGCCTGCATGCCTGCATGCctgcctgcatgcatgcatgcatgcatgcatgcatgtatgcatgtatgtgtgtatgtatgtgtgtatgtatgtattgtatgtatgtgagtgtgtaggtaggttggtaggtaggtaggaattAACATACGTAAATGTCTTAGTACTCCGCGAACTAGTTTCGTAGTGAACGTATGTTTTGCTATGATTAATGCGTCTGTGTTCTATAGAAAAATCGTTGTCAAATTGTATGCACCACGGAAGGAGCAATATTTTAATGGGTCAAAATGTCAGTCGTTTTTTCAGTCATTGCAAAGCCTGTGTCTCTCCCCACCTCTCTAACCTATGGTGGCAGGAAAAAATAAATGTCACACCCGTTTCTTTTCAAACAACACTTGGAAATTAAACTCTCCATCCAGCGTGTCAGTACCAGTCCTGAATCAATTGCACTTTGTGAAGGCTATAGAGATAATCTATGAAGGTTGATAATGGCACCATGGTATCATGACGACGCGTTCGAACGTGAATGCTCTCATCTGAAGGCTTCCTCATCGTTAGGTCCATCGTTATATACGTGCAGTCGTCGATAGAAGTGGAGACTTTTGTAACATATTGCTTGTACGCGGTTTGCTTATGTTCTCCTGTTGATTGGCAACGTCCATGGGTTGTTTTGTACATGAACGTGTTTCAATTCGTATATTCGCTGTTAATGTTTTGTGGAAAATGCTTGTCGGTAGGTAAGATATAAATTAATCGAGATCAGTCAAAGTTAATCATCGAagttttccaatgaaaaatgaGAGTATACAGACCAAGTCCAGGAAAATGTTAATGTGTTCTGCAAAGGTAAATAACAGCTATAAAAGAATTAGTAAACTAGTATTTGAACTTCGAGCGATAGCACTGAAAGTGATATTAGCCCCCACTACGTAACATTGACATTTGCTGTGTACTAAGCAAAGAAAGACGTTTAGTGTCAGTCAATTCTTTCGGGCTATTACTTATTATTGATAGAACGAGGACGGTTCAAAAATCAAGTGATTGCTTTACCACAGTAGCTGTCAGTCATTTTCGAGAAACTCCTGATTGGTAGAGGCAGTTCCAAACACTCAGCGTGTACAGGTATTATCGAAGTAATAGTGTTCTATCAAGTTTCATTCGCCTTTCTATCGGCGAGGATTATCTTTGTGGCATTCTACGGAAAACGTTAATCCTCCATGGTCTTTATATAGTGAGTCTGACGGGCTTGGCAAGGATACAGCTGAAATCATTGCTTGTCTTGTTGACGCAAATTACAACCATCTAAATGGTGGGGCATTGCTAACAGCTGTCACTTTGAACTGCAGAACAGGCAAGGGGAACTATCGAGAGAGTCTCTCTCTCAATCTGTTGAATGGAGCAAGCGGGCCtgttgagtgtgtgtgtgtgtgtgtgtgtgtatatatatatatatatatatatatatatatatatatatatatatatatatatatatatatatatatatatatatatatatatgtatatgtgtgtgtgtgtgtgtgtgtgtgtgtgttaatttttatcatttttagctcatgcacgtgttcacacgtgagctaatgtcgcagcgatatctgtctctctgtttgtctgcctgtgtgtgtctgtctgcctctgCGCCTGATATCTCAGAAACGACTTAtcggatcagaatcaaatctggtagattcagtttgcaaatggcaaggactgattagtttttggtggatgtgtggcttgcttactttttgctcaatTGATTTTAGTAagaacggatatacattaagaACGACTGCAcagaatttgatgagatttactacaaatgttgatcacacctagatatatcagccatgaaagggattaaggggtgacatgaaagataattgctaatttgcatatttagtgaactttcctaatttcctaagggatatatctgaattgactcgaccacaGTTGAGGAAACTTgttgcatattgaagatactacgatataacattattgaaagtctttaagcatttttactgcagtcaattacttatttgcatatttaatgaactttcctaattagggatatatttgaattgacttgatcaaaattgacgaaacttgataCGTATATTTacgatactatgatataacattatggGATCAAGAAGATTTCAGGTTTCagcatttttgacactgatataTTGTATGCATGGCTAAATTGATCAAATTTTTCGTCCAGTGAAGTTGCCATTTTTCATTAAGAACTTCCCTAACAGTGTCATTAACCAAATTAATGTAATTGTGGTCACTTTAAAGGGAGATATTCGCCTCCCAGAAATCTTTCCCTCTGTTAAGATTGATAATTGAAACACTAAGCAGTCTAGCTGTATGATCTGCTCTATATCCTGGGAAGATTTGTCATTGCTTCGTCATTGACGCGAAATCTGAGGAAATTCAAAACTAATCAAATCTACTTTAGAGTAGGGGTTTTCCTTCGCCACGTGCTTTCGCTTGTCCATTTCGTACACGCCAAACATCTATTAAATTGAAATCCGAACACAGAAAATCTGCTTCTCCTGTTGCACTAGGAGTTATGTTAGTCCTGTAGCCACATGAATCTATTTCATGGTTTCTAACTATATTCCAGTCCCCTACTGTTATAATGTAATTATTTTCAAGCATTTCTACGTCTGTGGACAGGATTTATTGTGTAATAGTCGTAGTATATCTTCGTTCTGCCAATACGCATGTTAAAACTACTTGAATGTCTCCTGTGTCGAATTTTGTCCTGTTTCATATCTTTCAGTTCTTGTTGTGCAGTCTCAAATTTAGTTTCATGTCAAGCATATGCTTTCTTAAGTTTTCAGATTCAGTTTTCGAATCAGAAACTTTCTCAAATTCCTTTGGCGTTGATTCAACAACTTCGAGTCTTTTAAGAGTTTGCACAGTGATTTCGTATTTTCTTTCATATCAGTATGGTTACGGTATCTTTGTGACAGTTATCTACATCAATTAACAAAAAATCACTATTATTGATAACATATTTCCTACTCTCACTTTAACAAATGACGAATCACTGCAAGACGTTCTAGAATTTTTATTACACTGATGATAGAGAAAACAAGTAAGATGGAAAGACTAAACATGTTTCAAGCTCAACGAGAGCAAGGAATCAAAGCAGCCCTTGGTTAAGTGCACTGTGCTGTCGTAAGCTGTTTTGATTTCGCAATTTTATTGTATACAAATACAATCACACATAGCAACGACCAAAGAGTGACTGAATTCTTCAACAGCTCTGATTAGGGCcgtggaatttgttcaaaaaatgaaCTGGTCCACTACGTCGAAATAGTAGATATACCCAGGTATTGAATAAAGACGCAGGCCTGCGTGAGCGATCCGGAGGCAACCGTAATAAATTGGTTACATGAGAATGGTGAAAGAAAGAGAGaatgaaaaagtaaataaataaatattatatatatatatatatatatatatatatatatatatatatttatttatttactttttcattCTTCCTTGAAAgaatataattttatatatatatataaatatatatatatatatatatatatatatatatatatatatatatatatatatatatatatattatcaataGATCAATAGGGCGTTAGCAGTTGATCCCCAGTGGAGAGTGGAGTGGAATGATATAGAAAACTTGATTgatacacactaccacacccagTTGTTTGGTCCGAacgtattttaatgaacttttgacacAACTTTCGCTCCAAAactagagcttcttcaggtgtgcGGCTATGCAGGTGAATGGCTATTTATACCACCGGGCATGCAaagtttgcaaattttcattGGATATCACCCATTTCACTAACACAGCCAATAATACCATCCATGAAATCAGAAACAATATGAGTTGTCAAAGTAAGAACATTATATATCTCATCACGTGCAAACGTTGCTCAAAACAATATGTGGGTGAAACTGAGACATCACTCAGACTACGTTTAAACAATCATCTCTCGACTTCTCGCCACAATAAATACACCCCTGTAGCCACTCGTTTCAACTCTGATCAGTATGACATCAACGACATTACAATTTCCGCGATAGTGCAAATATATCAGTCAGATGATAAGCTACGTAAACAAATCGAATCACTATGGATCCAAAAACTCAATACTGGATCCGCCCAATATTCAAATAAGTTCCCACAGCGCCCTCTCAGTCTATTTCCCGGTGCTATAAATAGCCATTCACCTGCATATCCGCACGCCAGATTCCAACCTTGGGCGTCAGACTGCAAGGTGAGTACTTTTATCTCAAAATCACATATCGTTTTCAATCGATCGACTTTGTCAAACAATTCCACAGTTTAAAGATTTGTAAAGCAATGTTTTTTAATGTACAGCATTTATTTATCAGTACgatttttgtattttccgtTATACAGTAGCTCTAGTTttggagcgaaacgttgtgtcacaagttcattaaaatacgtTCGGACCAAACAAatgggtgtggtagtgtgtatcaatcaagttttacatatatatatatatatatatatatatatatatatatatatatatatatatatatatatatatatatatatatatatatatatatattcttctgCCAGAAATAACCAACAACCTTCAATATTCATCGGCTTTCCTCTCTATGAAATTGTATTATTCAAAAAGGTAAGTATTGGCTTTATTTCTTAAACATACAAACACCGGCGAAAAACATCCTCCGTGTATATACTTTTCAACCCATCCTACCTTAAAATGACCGCAGTTTACTTTCTTATTTAATTAAAGCGAATACATTTGAGGTTGTTCTTGAACACTGTATGATCGACACTATTTTGTAAATCTTTTGGATCATCTCGCCGCTGTCGGTAATACAGATAATTTTTTGGTTTGTAGCGTGCATGCTTACAGGTAACATCAGGGCATGCAGCCACACTGAGCTGCCCGAGACCGTCGATGAAAAATTCTGTGTGTGCCACCCTTTTGTACTCGGGATCAAACCCTATCCTTCTAGCCGACAACGTTTTCGCCATAAAGAAGTTTGTCACTAAGTCAGACCTGTGGCATTGTGGGTAATTCTTCATTGTTCGATGCGAGCCCATTTTCCTGATGAGGCAATCTCCATTCTCGTCTCCATCAATGACAGCCAATGTCTTGACGAATGCGTTCTGGTCTTTTTTTCCAGGGTTTCCGGCAACTACATCCAAACGCTCTTCTGCGTCTTCTAATTTGTCGACAAATTTTTGCAGATCAGTTCCTTCAGTGAATTCAAAATCATCATCGACCCACAAAAAGTACTTGGTGCGAACTTGGCTGATTACCAAATTTCGCCCGGCAAACCAGCCTTCAGCAAATGGCATGGtgtaatatttaatgttttcGCCACGGATAGGGGACGGATTTTCTGAATCGTCGGCGATCACTATGGTAATATTGGGATAGTATTTTCTGACACTTTTGACAAGATTCTCAATACTCTTCGGGCGTTCAAAAGTCTTCGTAACTATGGTTACCTTGCCTTCTATGTTGTTATGAGGACCAGGGTCATATAGGAGAGGCATGGTTGATCGTTTTATCAGAACATTTATCTCAGATGtaaaattgttaattttcaGACTGATGACGTCACGTGCGAAAATGTCATAGTAAACACTACGATAATGAATATGACTCAGCAAATTGTTGATGACGTCAGTGTTCAAGCGGGAAACGTCATCAGTGCTTTTCAAAATGATTTGCAAGCAGTGTGTGTTGTTACCGAATACTTCAGTCGACGTTGATAGCTTATATTCATGTAGATTTACAGAGAGGTAGATCCTTCCAAGTGTCCTGCTGCATGTCAAATTAATCATGATGTCGTTGTTATGGAAACCATATCGTAAACATTCAAGAGCTATCGGGTGCAGATTCAATGGAGTTACTGGGATCGCCATACCAGGCTCGACGACAAGTCCACTTCCTGGATAACTCAAAGGGGACAAGGCTGTGTTAACCGCAGAACGTTCTTTTCTCAATTCTTGGTCCAACTTCCATTCTTCCAACTCCTTCTTCCTGCGAGTTAAAGAGTCTTTTCTGCGCGATTCACGCCCACCTTGCCCGCATGAACATTCTTTGCGAAGGGCTTTATAACTTTGCTCCTCCTTTGGACGCGGCTTTTGGTTCCATATGTAGAGGCAAACGTTGTAAAACATATTCTCGTCGCCCCCGGTGATGTTTCTGGCCCTTTGAACTTGCGGCATACTTTTCTGTACAGCACCATCATCGACATATTTGTAGATTTTGTCCGTGTCAATTAGTGTCAGCAAAAAATACATGGCAATTCCCATCATCAATAGAATAAGAATTATTCGTTTAGCTGGCATTCTGACGATTGCGAAGCTTTAGTCCCTGGAAAGAACAATAGCAACAGAATTTCCGATTAACCGAAATCACCTTTTACACGAACGTCGAGATTATTTGAACTACAGCGATGTAGACCAGCTTGTACAAGACACACATGCTCGGTCGAAATGTGTTTAAAATAActttattgttttcaatgggaCAATGCCTTATCTTGTCAATGAAGTTCGAGGCTGTTACTTTTTACGTGTTTTCTGATACATGATACAGTTTGATATTCTACCGTCAAAGTCGTGTCGAAATGCCTATTGTCAAACCCGAAAAGACAGACTGCATTACTCTGCGTTATGTCCGATGTTACTATAGAAACCTGGATTTTATATACTCCGGACTTATCCACTTTTAACACGCCGTTGTGTGGAAAACAGTATGAGTCCACCGGGAAAAAGTCAAATAGGTCGCACAAATTTACAATTACTGGATCAGAAAAAAAACGGGAAATATCCTTTGCTCGATTGAAATTTTATGAGTGTGCTCTAAATATAATTTCTCGCAGTTCGATAGTATAGAGGAAAATTGATGTCTTCGCGTTACGTGAATTTGACACGCGGCATTGATAAATAATGTGTGGGCGGGGCTACGGAGCTATAAGTTGGAAGTTAGGAATTAGGTATTCAGTCTAGCCAGACACTTCAGCAGCCTACAGACGGGTTCGTACAAGTTATCATCATAAACGGAATCATTTTTCGCGCTCATAATTATCCCTCGTGATGGAAACTCGCAATACCCAGAATATTACTAATACAACAGGTGGCAATACATCGACGCCATCGACATCGCAATCAAGCGCGGGGAAAAGAACAATCGTAGCTCTTCCCGAAGAAGTGCACAAAAGAATTGCCGACTCGATGGAAGGAGTGTCGAGCCAACTGAAAGCACCTCTGGCTGATCCATCGAATGAGAGTATAGAGACGACCCATTATTTCTTCTGTACCTCTTGAaccagactgaaagatccgtcggtcgagggcgctctctaagCTCCCCGCGGAGAGTGCGCCCTcggagcgacggatctttcagtctactctGGAACAGAAGAGCATCTCACCCTAGTCACACAGGGAATGAGATAATGCCTATCTATTCAGCCTCTCTACAAATCttagaaaacaaaattgacacgaCAGTTTAATCccctttctaccaggctccatagacaaaccacagaaataaatacaacttgggagaaagtGGATTAAAGAAACAAATCTGATGCAGATGAGGAACTAGGCAAGTGTTGATTGGATACTACATTGTGCTATGTGTAgtgatatagttttcatgacaaCACACGTATTCCCTCgttaaatgtttaatgtttaatagATTTCTAGACCGcattttctacaataaaatactTAAAAGTGCTTTACGTCAAGGAAAACAAAAAGTATGctgtcaataaaaatacaaaagcaTTTAAAACAAGATATAAACAAAATTCTTATAAAATGTCCAATAATTATATTAAAAACTAATCAGTACGGTTGATAAAATTGCTTAAAAAGAAAcgttttaaattttgatttaaaaggtTGAATTTCTGTTATGCACTTTAATTCAACTGAGAGTAAGTTCCATAACTTTGCTCGATGCTCGATCTTTAAACTAGTCtagttgaaagatttttgtaCTACGAGATTCTTACCGGACTTTATCCGAAGATTACCTACTACAAAAAACAGAATGGCTGGACAGTCTCATTTgtattacgtttacttttttgtacgtcgCAAATAAGTTTTTTAGATAACATGTAGAtaaaaaagaaccgactcatttgagtatTTGGATGCGGGAAATATAGTGCGCTGTTCCCTGCATCCATTCCTTCCataactttgaaaaactggaaAAATGCCAAAAGTTGAAGCAATTGTCCCGTTAATATTGGGATGACTTATTTCCTATCTCCTGTATTGAAAAGTACGCAATATCATAGAGAGCATGGACGAGCGTCTTTCTGTTTCTAtagtcttgtacaaatgtaTGTGATAAACGTAGCATGAGTAGGTAGGTGGTTTTGATTATCCGGCACCTCTCGTTCTGTTATAGATGAAAGGGGTACACATAAGTGTGAGTAGAGGCGGATATGGGAGGGGCTGCTCCGGCTGCTTCtgtacaattttattttgttagaCAAAATGGTGTTTTTGTCAGTACATTCCGAGACGGACGCCGATACAATTTCAACTTCTCCcataccatctcagtatttttcaaaaccgTCCCGGCATACCCTCAAAATTTTTTCATCAAATCTCCCCCGGTCAATTCTCCCGCCCTCTAGATGTGTTTGTCAAAATACTTTCATCAGCCTTCAAATGAACTAGACTGATGACATTACGATGAGAATCTTATTGAATCATATAAATTTAGCATGGCAAGTGCACTACATAACAAATCAGCAATGCGCCGTCTTGCAAATTGCTTTGTCAATAACTTTTGTTATTCTACACgtgcgtctgtaacctatggggTTTCGTCGTACAGCAAGTTTTAGTATTCAGaggacgcggagtacaataacctTAGGTgctattggacgctatttgacctttgacctcacaaCATATTTACGTCAGCACGGGGAAAAAACAAGAGAAGATCAAGGTGGCGCTGCActcaacacagcatattttgctcaaaaatcacatttttgcaaatatttatttaactttaattaatttgtgaacccaagattaaaatattggttgggttcaccttttagttTGTCAAGCATTCCAAAGTtccgtgataaagaagtgttaatttgtgCAAATGTTGCAAATCACCAGATtttctggcttctttttcctcccaatttcgaaattttg
This DNA window, taken from Ptychodera flava strain L36383 chromosome 4, AS_Pfla_20210202, whole genome shotgun sequence, encodes the following:
- the LOC139132256 gene encoding beta-1,4 N-acetylgalactosaminyltransferase 2-like — its product is MPLLYDPGPHNNIEGKVTIVTKTFERPKSIENLVKSVRKYYPNITIVIADDSENPSPIRGENIKYYTMPFAEGWFAGRNLVISQVRTKYFLWVDDDFEFTEGTDLQKFVDKLEDAEERLDVVAGNPGKKDQNAFVKTLAVIDGDENGDCLIRKMGSHRTMKNYPQCHRSDLVTNFFMAKTLSARRIGFDPEYKRVAHTEFFIDGLGQLSVAACPDVTCKHARYKPKNYLYYRQRRDDPKDLQNSVDHTVFKNNLKCIRFN